The following proteins are co-located in the Deinococcus planocerae genome:
- a CDS encoding circularly permuted type 2 ATP-grasp protein — MKYEPGSRFFDEMFGQGGTVRPHYQGIREYLAAQGVEEFGRRHRLLDLAFRNQGITFTVYGDSQGTERTFPFDPVPRVIPASEWAHVEAGLTQRVRALNAFLGDIYSQAQILGDGVIPSELVYTSAHFRREVHGIRVPLGLYTHIVGTDLIRNEQGEYLVLEDNLRSPSGVSYLLANRQAMTRIYPGMFRGQGVRPVGHYTSTLLHLLQSLSPRENGTVVVLTPGMYNSAYFEHAYLAQQMGVELVEGRDLFVDAGRVWMRTTGGRRQVDVIYRRIDDDFLDPLTFRPDSALGVAGLVEVYRQGRVAIANAIGTGVADDKAVYAYVPEMIRYYLNEEPLLNNVPTFLGWNPDHLEYMLAHADELVFKGVGEAGGYGMLLGPYATREEVEAYLVKVRSAPREFIAQPVVGLSRHPTFYPDSGEFEPAHVDLRPYILCGQEVTIVPGGLTRVALRRGSLVVNSSQGGGSKDTWVLDHDGRATPQGMSQLLSGGAPLNVQAQSQYQGGFEPGAATQGQFQSSGAQTQSQSQSGGGTQSQSQSQTQGAPPVGTPPPPDAPGQHSFQQELEKDELDTTSGEER; from the coding sequence ATGAAGTACGAGCCGGGCAGCAGGTTCTTCGACGAGATGTTTGGGCAAGGCGGCACGGTGAGGCCCCACTACCAGGGCATTCGGGAGTACCTCGCCGCGCAGGGGGTCGAGGAGTTCGGGCGCCGTCACCGCCTCCTCGACCTCGCCTTTCGCAACCAGGGCATCACCTTCACGGTGTACGGCGACTCGCAGGGCACCGAGCGCACCTTCCCCTTCGACCCGGTGCCGCGCGTCATTCCGGCGAGCGAGTGGGCCCACGTGGAGGCCGGGCTCACCCAGCGGGTGCGGGCCCTGAACGCCTTTCTGGGCGACATCTATTCCCAGGCCCAGATCCTCGGCGACGGGGTGATCCCCAGTGAGCTCGTGTACACCTCCGCCCACTTCCGGCGCGAGGTCCACGGGATCAGGGTGCCGCTCGGGCTCTACACCCACATCGTCGGCACCGACCTGATCCGCAATGAACAGGGCGAGTACCTCGTGCTGGAGGACAACCTGCGCTCGCCGAGCGGCGTGTCGTACCTGCTCGCCAACCGGCAGGCGATGACCCGCATCTACCCCGGCATGTTCCGGGGACAGGGGGTGAGGCCCGTCGGGCACTACACGAGTACCCTGCTGCACCTCCTCCAGTCGCTCAGCCCGCGCGAGAACGGCACGGTCGTGGTCCTCACGCCGGGGATGTACAACTCCGCCTACTTCGAGCACGCCTACCTCGCCCAGCAGATGGGGGTCGAACTCGTCGAGGGCCGTGACCTCTTCGTGGACGCCGGGCGGGTGTGGATGCGCACGACCGGGGGCAGGCGGCAGGTGGACGTGATCTACCGCCGGATCGACGACGACTTCCTCGATCCGCTGACCTTCCGCCCCGACTCCGCGCTGGGGGTCGCCGGGCTCGTCGAGGTCTACCGCCAGGGCCGGGTCGCCATCGCCAACGCCATCGGGACGGGGGTGGCGGACGACAAGGCCGTGTACGCCTACGTGCCGGAGATGATCCGCTACTACCTGAACGAGGAGCCGCTCCTGAACAACGTCCCCACCTTCCTGGGCTGGAACCCGGACCACCTGGAGTACATGCTCGCCCACGCGGACGAACTCGTCTTCAAGGGGGTCGGCGAGGCGGGCGGGTACGGGATGCTGCTCGGTCCCTACGCCACCCGAGAGGAGGTGGAAGCGTACCTCGTGAAGGTGCGCTCGGCACCGCGTGAGTTCATCGCCCAGCCGGTCGTGGGCCTCAGCCGCCACCCCACCTTCTACCCCGACTCCGGCGAGTTCGAGCCCGCGCACGTGGACCTGCGGCCCTACATCCTGTGCGGGCAGGAGGTGACCATCGTGCCGGGGGGCCTCACCCGGGTGGCGCTGCGGCGGGGTTCTCTCGTCGTGAACTCCAGCCAGGGGGGCGGGAGCAAGGACACCTGGGTCCTCGACCACGACGGGCGGGCCACCCCGCAGGGGATGAGCCAGCTCCTCTCGGGCGGCGCTCCTCTGAACGTTCAGGCGCAGAGCCAGTACCAGGGGGGCTTCGAGCCGGGGGCGGCCACGCAAGGCCAGTTCCAGTCGAGCGGGGCCCAGACCCAGAGCCAGTCGCAGTCGGGGGGCGGCACCCAGTCCCAGTCCCAGAGCCAGACGCAGG